The following coding sequences lie in one Sorghum bicolor cultivar BTx623 chromosome 6, Sorghum_bicolor_NCBIv3, whole genome shotgun sequence genomic window:
- the LOC8085870 gene encoding pyruvate kinase, cytosolic isozyme → MANIDMAKILADLDRGAGDARVPKTKLVCTLGPASRTVPMLEKLLRAGMNVARFNFSHGTHEYHQETLDNLRQAMHNTGILCAVMLDTKGPEIRTGFLKDGKPIKLTKGQEITVTTDYDIKGDENMIAMSYKKLPVDVKPGNVILCADGTISLAVLSCDPDAGTVRCRCENTAMLGERKNCNLPGIVVDLPTLTEKDKEDILGWGVPNDIDMIALSFVRKGSDLVTVRQVLGQHAKRIKLMSKVENQEGVVNFDEILRETDAFMVARGDLGMEIPVEKIFLAQKMMIYKCNIAGKPVVTATQMLESMIKSPRPTRAEATDVANAVLDGTDCVMLSGESAAGAYPEVAVKIMARICIEAESSLDHEAVFKAMIRSAPLPMSPLESLASSAVRTANKAKAALIVVLTRGGTTAKLVAKYRPRVPILSVVVPVLTTDSFDWTISSEGPARHSLIYRGLIPLLAEGSAKATDSESTEVILEAALKSAVQKQLCKPGDSIVALHRIGVASVIKICIVK, encoded by the exons ATGGCGAACATCGACATGGCGAAGATCCTGGCGGACCTGGACCGCGGCGCCGGCGACGCGCGGGTGCCCAAGACCAAGCTCGTCTGCACGCTCGGCCCGGCCTCCCGCACCGTGCCTATGCTCGAGAAGCTGCTTCGCGCCGGCATGAACGTCGCGCGCTTCAACTTCTCCCACGGCACCCACGAGTACCACCAGGAGACGCTCGACAACCTCCGACAGGCCATGCACAACACCGGCATCCTCTGCGCCGTCATGCTCGACACCAAG GGTCCTGAGATTCGTACAGGGTTTTTGAAGGATGGTAAACCAATTAAGCTAACCAAGGGTCAAGAAATCACTGTCACCACTGATTATGATATCAAGGGTGATGAAAATATGATTGCTATGAGTTACAAGAAACTGCCTGTTGACGTGAAGCCTGGAAATGTCATACTCTGCGCAGATGGTACTATCTCTCTGGCCGTTCTGTCTTGCGATCCTGATGCTGGAACTGTGAGGTGTAGGTGTGAGAACACTGCAATGCTTGGTGAGAGAAAGAACTGCAATTTGCCAGGAATTGTTGTGGATCTTCCTACATTAACTGAGAAAGATAAAGAAGACATTTTGGGCTGGGGTGTTCCAAATGATATTGACATGATTGCTCTATCCTTTGTCCGTAAAGGATCAGATCTGGTGACTGTCAGACAGGTTCTTGGGCAGCATGCCAAGCGCATTAAGTTGATGTCAAAG GTTGAAAACCAAGAGGGTGTTGTAAActttgatgagatcttgaggGAGACTGATGCTTTTATGGTTGCTAGAGGTGATCTGGGAATGGAGATTCCAGTTGAGAAGATTTTCCTTGCACAGAAGATGATGATCTACAAGTGCAACATTGCTGGCAAACCTGTTGTTACTGCTACCCAGATGCTCGAGTCAATGATCAAATCTCCTAGGCCAACACGTGCTGAGGCCACTGATGTTGCAAATGCCGTTCTTGATGGAACTGACTGTGTCATGCTCAGTGGTGAGAGTGCTGCTGGAGCCTACCCTGAGGTGGCTGTGAAGATCATGGCTCGTATCTGCATTGAAGCAGAATCTTCCCTGGACCACGAGGCAGTTTTCAAGGCGATGATCAGGTCCGCGCCTCTTCCAATGAGTCCTCTGGAGTCTCTTGCATCATCTGCTGTGCGAACTGCCAACAAGGCCAAGGCCGCCCTGATTGTCGTCTTGACTCGCGGTGGCACCACGGCCAAGCTGGTCGCCAAGTACCGCCCCAGGGTTCCCATCCTCTCTGTTGTCGTACCTGTGCTAACGACGGATTCTTTCGACTGGACCATCAGCTCCGAGGGCCCAGCTAGGCACAGCCTGATCTACAGAGGTCTCATTCCCCTCCTTGCTGAGGGCTCTGCAAAGGCTACAGATTCAGAGTCGACAGAGGTGATCTTGGAGGCTGCGCTGAAGTCGGCTGTGCAGAAGCAGCTTTGCAAGCCTGGTGATTCCATCGTGGCTCTTCACCGTATTGGCGTCGCCTCTGTCATCAAGATCTGCATCGTGAAGTGA